AAAAATAAAATATGACTTGAAGAAAATCAGTTATAAGGTTCCTTTTAAGGAGTATTTAAGTGAAAAATGGAACTTCCTTCGTTCTTGTGCAATCGGTATAGGTATTGGAATTTTACCTGGTATTGGTGGTGGAACAGCGAACCTTATCGCATATGCTGCAGCAAAAAATGCTTCTAAAAAACCAAAAGAATATGGTACTGGTGTTCCAGGTGGAGTCGTTGCATCAGAAACATCGAATAATGCGGCGGTTGGTGGCGCTTTAATTCCACTTGTTTCCTTAGGTATTCCGGGTGATACAGTAACAGCAATGTTATTAGGAGGATTAGTATTACATGGTCTTCAACCAGGTCCGTTATTATTCCAAAATAGTGGAGATGTTGTTTACGGAATTTTTGCAGCACTACTAATTGCAAATTTATTCATGGCAGTCCTTCTATTTGTAGGGATGAGAGGATTCATTAAACTGTTAAGCATACCTCAATATATTTTATTACCGATTATTTTTGCGCTTTGTGTTGTAGGCGCTTACGGTGTAAACAATCGTATGTTCGACGTATATGCGTTACTATTCTTTGGTATTGTTGGTTATTTAATGAGTAAAGCGAAAATTCCATTAACACCACTAGTACTAGGCTTTATTTTAGGACCTTTATTAGAAACAAATTTACGTCGTGGTTTAATGCTTTCACAAGGGGATTTTTCACCATTCGTAACCCAACCAATCGCAGCTATATTTTTAATTATTACTGTCGTATCAGTAGGATGGAAAATTTGGAAATCTTTTAGTAAGAGTAAGAAAATTTCTTTCGAAAATTAAAAAAACAAGGGGGATTTTGAAATGAAAAAATTACTTTTAACTTTACTCACGATAATTGGGGTGTTCATGTTAGCTGCATGTGGAAGCGGAACCGAGTCCGGTGGTGGAACGGGCGGATCTTCTGCAAATACAGGGGATACAGGATCAGATTATCCGAAAAAGCCAATTGAGGTGGTTGTACCAGCTGGAGCTGGGGGCGATACTGACTTAAATACTCGAACTCTAGCAAAATATATTGAGAAAGAGTTAGGTCAACCTTTAGTCGTTTCAAATGTAACAGGATCTGGTGGAACAGTTGGGGTTGATAAAGTTATAGATGCTCAAGCTGATGGTTATACGGTTTTAGCTTTCCATAACTCGATGTTACTAAATAATTTATATGGATTATCAGACAAATCGATTGAAGATTTCAAATTTGCAGGAACAGGTGTTCTAGACCAAGCAAATACATTTATCGTATCTAAGGATAGTAAATTTAAAAACCTTGAGGAACTAATTGCCTATGCAAAAGAACATCCGAAAGAAGTAACTATGGCAACAGAAGTAGGTTCAATGACATATATCCAAGTAATGGAATTCCAAGAACTAACAGGAGTAGAGTTTAATGTCGTTGATATTGGTGGAGCTTCAGACAAATTAACTGCTTTACTTGGTGGTCGTGTAGACATTTTCCCAACATCTTTAGGTTTTGTAAAAAGCTATATTGAATCAGGTGATTTCGCATCACTAGGAGTTATTACAGAAGAACGCTTAGCATCAGCACCGGATGTACCAACATTTAAAGAACAAGGTGTGGACATGGAAATAGATAAAGTATTCTATTGGGCATTCCCGAAAGAAACACCAGATGAAGTAGTGCAAGCATTTAGTGACGCGATGGAAAAAGCTGTAGCAAATGAAGAATTCCAAAAAGAAATCGTTCAATACTGGGTTGAACCAGTGTACTTAAATGGTGAAGAAACAAAACAAAAATTAGAAGACATTATGGAACTTTATAAAGGTATTAAAGAATCTACGGAATAAGGGGGTGCAATAATGAAAGTTTCTGTAACAGTGAATACGACTGAATTAACGGATCTAGATTTAAAGCAAATGGTTCAATTAGGTATAGATTGTGTAGATTTTGGTATGGGTCATTCATTTAAAGGTGTAAAGGAGCAGGGCTATCCAGATTTGGATAGTCTCCTCCAGTTGAAAAAACGATTGTGGAGCTGGGGTCTTGAAATAAACCGAGTGACATTGCCAGATATTACAGAAGATTTCATGAAGGATTTACCAGGTTCAGAAGTTCAAATAGAAAACTCCGTAAATGCAGTAAAGGTATTTGGCGAAGCTGGAATTAAAATTGTGCGACAACGCTTTAAAGGTGATGTTTTCCCTGGCCGTTCCCAGTCTTACAAATCGATTCAACGTGGCGGTGCTATCGGTAGAGGAGAAAGTTTAGGATTGTTAAAAGAAAAGGCTGATACTCCTACTATGGAAGAACTAGATTTTTGGTGGTCTCAATTCCAAAAGGCATATCGTCCAATTGTTTTATCAGGATTAGAAAATGATGTGAATGTCGCGATGCATCCTTCTGATACACCACATCCAGATTCTCCATTTGGAGGCATTGGACTGAATCGAATTCTAGATGACTTCCCACAAAAAAATGTAGGATTCGTTTACTGTATTGGCACAAGAGCAGAAGCCGGTGGATCTTCTTTAGTAATTGATGAAATCAATCATTTTGGACGTAAAGGACGAATTTTCCTTGTACACTTCCGTAATGTACGAGGAAGTTTACCGACTGCCGGAGCATTTGAAGAAGCGATGTTAGATGATGGCGATTTAAATATGTTCAAAATTTTATTAGAACTCGACAAAGTTGGGTACCAAGGCTGTTTAAATCCAGATCACGTTTTAACCTTTGCAGGTGACACACCAGATTTAAACGAAAACTGGGCCTACTCGAATATTGGGTGGAAACATTCTAGTTTAGGTTTCGCTTATTCAGTTGGTTACATTAAAGCGTTGTTAAATGCATTAGTAGAGTTTAAAGGAAGACCTTATTAAAGGTGGGATAAAAAATGGTAGTAAGTACAAAACCGCTTTATATAAAAGTCCATCCAGATGATAATTCAGCAATAGTTGTCAATGATGGAGGGGTCGAAGCGGGATCTAGATTTGATTCTGGTGTAGAAGCAATTGAAAAGATTCCTCAAGGCCATAAAATTTCACTAGAAACGATTGAAGAAGGCGGTATTATTCGTCGCTATGGCGAAATTATTGGTTATGCAGTTAAACGAATTGAAAAAGGGAGCTGGATTCGGGAGTCTATGCTGACATTACCGACTCCTCCCTCCCTTGAAAACTTAAGTATAAGTACCAATGTGAATGACGTAAAAGTGGAGCAAACAAATCGTACGTTTAAAGGATTTAAAAATAGCAATGGTACTGTCGGGACAAAAAACATCTTAGGAATTACAACAAGTGTACAATGCGTTGTAGGTGTCTTAGATTTTGCAGTGCAAAAAATTAAAACAGAACTTTTGCCTCTATATCCGAATGTAGATGATGTTGTTGCATTAAAGCATGCCTACGGATGTGGTGTCGCAATACAGGCTGATGATGCAGAAATTCCAATCAGAACGATTACAAACTTATCAACACATCCGAATTTTGGTGGAGAAGTAATGGTCGTTGGCTTGGGCTGCGAAAAATTACAAGCATCTGTCATTACGAATGATGCAAGTAGTATCTTGCTCCTTCAGGAAAAAACTGGTTTTCAAAATATGGTGGAAGATATTTTGAAAATGGCAGATGAAAAG
Above is a genomic segment from Lysinibacillus sp. PLM2 containing:
- a CDS encoding C4-dicarboxylate ABC transporter permease, which produces MLEMLLQGFSGVLNVTTILLILGGTILGLIFGSIPGLTATMAVAICLPITYGMHPVAGMSLLMGLYIGGVSGGLIPAILLKLPGTPSSIATTFDGYPMAQKGQAGKAFSFAIVSSFLGGLISIMLLIMIAPPLGQFALKFGPYEYFAIVIFSLTLIATLSGDSLAKGILAGLMGIGFAMVGSAPIDAFPRFTFGFSELDAGFDLMPVLIGLFAVSEILLVAEKKGLQKIKYDLKKISYKVPFKEYLSEKWNFLRSCAIGIGIGILPGIGGGTANLIAYAAAKNASKKPKEYGTGVPGGVVASETSNNAAVGGALIPLVSLGIPGDTVTAMLLGGLVLHGLQPGPLLFQNSGDVVYGIFAALLIANLFMAVLLFVGMRGFIKLLSIPQYILLPIIFALCVVGAYGVNNRMFDVYALLFFGIVGYLMSKAKIPLTPLVLGFILGPLLETNLRRGLMLSQGDFSPFVTQPIAAIFLIITVVSVGWKIWKSFSKSKKISFEN
- the uxuA gene encoding mannonate dehydratase, yielding MKVSVTVNTTELTDLDLKQMVQLGIDCVDFGMGHSFKGVKEQGYPDLDSLLQLKKRLWSWGLEINRVTLPDITEDFMKDLPGSEVQIENSVNAVKVFGEAGIKIVRQRFKGDVFPGRSQSYKSIQRGGAIGRGESLGLLKEKADTPTMEELDFWWSQFQKAYRPIVLSGLENDVNVAMHPSDTPHPDSPFGGIGLNRILDDFPQKNVGFVYCIGTRAEAGGSSLVIDEINHFGRKGRIFLVHFRNVRGSLPTAGAFEEAMLDDGDLNMFKILLELDKVGYQGCLNPDHVLTFAGDTPDLNENWAYSNIGWKHSSLGFAYSVGYIKALLNALVEFKGRPY